From the genome of Eucalyptus grandis isolate ANBG69807.140 chromosome 2, ASM1654582v1, whole genome shotgun sequence, one region includes:
- the LOC104454943 gene encoding indole-3-acetic acid-induced protein ARG7 yields the protein MTMKAKHFLRSSLKKWSKLARNTISSSSSACESCSLQWVFWPFTHREVENGFIPRDVPKGHLVVYVGDNHKRFVIKIKILGHLLFRALLDRAREEYDYNADSKLCIPCDEKMFVDVIRCAASPQESRICGPCF from the coding sequence ATGACTATGAAGGCGAAACATTTCCTGAGGTCGTCCCTGAAAAAGTGGAGCAAACTGGCCAGAAAcaccatctcttcttcttcctcggcctGCGAGAGTTGCTCTCTCCAGTGGGTGTTTTGGCCATTCACGCATCGCGAAGTTGAAAATGGCTTCATTCCCAGAGACGTCCCAAAGGGTCACTTGGTGGTCTACGTTGGAGACAATCACAAGCGGTTCgtgatcaaaatcaaaatcttgggTCACCTGCTTTTCAGAGCGCTCTTGGATCGAGCTCGAGAAGAGTACGACTACAATGCTGATTCCAAGCTCTGCATCCCTTGCGACGAGAAGATGTTTGTGGATGTCATTCGCTGCGCTGCATCTCCTCAGGAGAGTCGGATCTGCGGCCCGTGTTTCTGA